AATATTGAGTGTATTTTGGCTCTGTTCACATGAGACGCCAGCGACGGCGGCATAACACATAATTCTGTTCTCTTGCTTGTCAGTGCAGAGGCCGTGGCTGTCTTTGTGCATACACACACAGCTGGCCTGCATATGCCACCCTCACCAGAAAGCATTAGCGCGGTCCCAACGCCAAGACTAGCGCTCTTTACTCAGAGCTCGCACGAAGTATTCGTATTCGTATCCGCCACAGGAAGTCAAGGAtatcagacttgacattaAGCTGTGGCACCCATGTCACGCCACTGTCAACGTTGAAGCAAGAGCGGCGGCACGGAATATGTCAGGTCATGTCCTCCAGTGACGATGTGAAAGATCAGGTGCCCAGACAACGACGACTTCACAAGGTCAAATCACAAACCACTACTGCGATCCTTGCGcaagatgacatggagtAATAAGCTTTGACATCTGGAGGGATAAACGAAGTCGATTGAGACTCGAGATTCTTGCCACAATCACTCTTTACGTGTGCACCAGCCAGCACGTGCAGATGCCATGGActcccaaaaaaaaaaaataataatagtaataaaataaaaaacaAAATCACCGGGGTAGGTCCTGAATAGTGCCAGGAGCGCATACTTCTATTtatgtctggtgtttttcGAAGATGTTTTCCTTCTGGTACTTCCCTGGTTATGAGTGCGTTGCCGGGCATTTTGCAGTATGCGCTCGTTCCACAACCCTCCAAGATTGCATGTCCATAACATGCTGCAGGGTAAGTGGCTTTGCTtgataacattgaaagcGTTTTGGGCGGATATCATCTGCTGTTGATACAGTCAGGTCACAATTTGCAGAGATTGGTGTGACTATTTACATCTTGACGAGGCAAGGTTTTGTGCGTGAATTGTTCTCTTTTTAACAGTCTCCGTTTCACCACCACATGTCAATACCACCAGAGAACTTGGGACGTGAGGATCCATACGGCATACCAGCGAGTACCATGGGACATGATGTACCTACGAGGGCAACACTGATTGGGCGACATTCCCTCTTTAATatttttctttccttctttcttttcttttttgtcaTGAATGGAAATCGTACAGCGCCTTTAATGGCTGATGGGCAGGAGTCGAAACGAAGCCGAAAATGAGGTTACCCTATAGACGGATGGAGGCACTAAAGACATCACATCGTATGAGGAACCAAATGGTTACACAGGACTACGAAAGAGGCAGGAGATTACGTGGGCACAGAGCCGAGACCCAGAAAATTGGTCACGACGCGATCAAATGGGCTGGTTGCACGTCATTTTGCGACCAGACCCAGGCTTGATAGAATGCTTATGCACCGTGCCAAGTTCCAAAGTTGGCTCAGAGTTTGGGTGGATAAGACTGGATTGATGACACCTCCGCGGCAGCTCAATACCTTTGTGGCCAAACCATTCGGACTGAAGCATACAGGTAATAATAAGCGCATTGTTTCACGTCTTTTGGCAGGCTCTGGACTTGCacctcacaaccacaaactcCACCATTATATCTACAGACGACAGCTATCAACcacacaaaccaccaagatGCCTAGCTACATTGTACGTCGACGATACAAAATCAACCCTATCATAGAGCAAGTTGCTGATGAACATTTCCACTCGACAGGTTACCTGCAAGGACGATGCCAGTGACGACCAGATCAAGGCGTATGACGACCCCCTCTCTTCTCCAATGTCGATGCTTTTAATTTGCATCGCCACACGACCAAATCGCATGGTCTGGATATAAGACAACTGGATATATAACTGACCGTATCTGCTACTACAGCGCCAAGCAACATGCCATCGACCAGGGAGGCAAGATTACCCATGAATATACCCTGATCAAGGGCTTCGCGTAAGTCCCGTCCCGTTCTTACAGACGTCTAAGACATGCATGTTGGGCCACAAGGTCAGCTAATGCAGCGTGCATCTTTCACACAATACAGAGTTTCTTTCGACAAGGACGTCATGACGACTCTGGAGTCAAACGAACATG
The genomic region above belongs to Pochonia chlamydosporia 170 chromosome 2, whole genome shotgun sequence and contains:
- a CDS encoding peptidase inhibitor i9 domain-containing protein; translation: MPSYIVTCKDDASDDQIKAAKQHAIDQGGKITHEYTLIKGFAVSFDKDVMTTLESNEHVKAVEVDGEVKAF